One Candidatus Cardinium hertigii DNA window includes the following coding sequences:
- the sppA gene encoding signal peptide peptidase SppA, translating to MSRFFKQVCTIAIGCFMALMGLCLLMVYVFSFAIGTDKKYAIKESSILTLSMQGKVIEINAPEDSLCSLFEVGKEKNRNIDLRKLKRSIQAATTDERIEAIFLKVSPLFNGGWAALEEIREALLSFKKAGKPIVAYGAPSYTNKSYYIASVADDIVLHPEGQVLFKGLAATVYFYTKLLQQLSIEPVIFRVGKCKSYVEPFCLNQMSAENRQQIEVYLSDIYNHFLGNISLARNIPVPKLKQLAHNLSAILPCDAQQAALVTKIDCEEGARELFQKQYVKTTNKKDINFIDYRNYLWDKRVAAKQDQAACKNRVAVIVAEGEIVDDRSSDPNYLGGDTFIRNIKAAQEDPTVKAVVLRINSPGGLAYVSESMWRAIEELKKTKKVVASLSDVAASGGYYMAAPCHYIFAHPTTLTGSIGIFALLFNPEPLMQKIGIEQDVVKTAPSADWGVSRIKCTLEETKLINRCLQEGYANFLYKVCKGRNMTLTQAEAVADGRVYTGKMAVANGLVDALGDLEAAVVKAAELAELTEKYETIYFPFPRSRWERLISYIDKGISGKEPMLTALQKEYPFLQQLARTRSQQGIQALLPYTVAIA from the coding sequence TATGCGATCAAGGAGTCTTCCATTTTAACCCTCTCCATGCAGGGCAAAGTAATTGAAATAAATGCACCGGAGGACTCGCTCTGCTCGTTGTTTGAAGTGGGGAAAGAAAAAAATAGAAATATAGACTTAAGAAAACTAAAGAGATCCATTCAAGCGGCCACGACCGATGAGCGCATCGAGGCTATCTTTTTAAAGGTATCTCCCCTGTTTAATGGAGGTTGGGCTGCTTTAGAGGAAATAAGGGAGGCTTTGTTGTCCTTTAAAAAAGCAGGAAAACCCATTGTAGCGTATGGAGCGCCCTCTTATACCAATAAATCTTATTATATAGCTTCCGTAGCAGATGATATTGTATTACATCCTGAGGGGCAAGTTTTATTTAAGGGATTAGCTGCAACCGTTTATTTTTATACGAAACTATTGCAACAGCTGTCTATTGAGCCAGTTATATTCCGTGTAGGCAAGTGCAAAAGTTATGTGGAGCCTTTTTGCTTGAATCAAATGAGTGCAGAAAATAGGCAACAAATAGAAGTTTATCTTTCTGATATCTACAATCATTTCTTAGGGAACATTAGCTTAGCTAGAAATATACCAGTTCCTAAGCTTAAGCAATTGGCCCATAATCTTTCTGCTATCTTGCCCTGTGATGCACAGCAGGCGGCGCTAGTTACTAAAATAGACTGTGAGGAAGGAGCTAGGGAACTGTTTCAAAAGCAATACGTTAAAACAACAAATAAAAAAGATATTAATTTTATTGATTATAGGAATTATTTATGGGACAAACGGGTAGCTGCGAAGCAGGATCAAGCAGCTTGTAAAAATAGGGTAGCCGTTATTGTAGCAGAGGGGGAGATAGTGGATGACCGCAGCAGTGATCCAAACTACTTAGGGGGGGATACCTTTATCCGTAATATTAAAGCCGCACAAGAGGATCCTACCGTTAAGGCAGTAGTCTTACGCATCAATTCTCCCGGTGGGTTAGCCTATGTATCAGAGAGCATGTGGCGGGCTATAGAGGAATTAAAAAAGACTAAAAAAGTAGTAGCTTCGCTATCAGATGTGGCTGCTTCAGGTGGTTATTATATGGCGGCACCTTGTCATTATATTTTTGCTCATCCTACTACGCTAACCGGCTCTATTGGTATCTTTGCTTTGCTCTTTAACCCTGAGCCATTGATGCAAAAAATAGGTATTGAGCAAGATGTGGTTAAGACAGCGCCTTCTGCAGATTGGGGGGTATCTCGTATAAAATGCACCCTTGAGGAAACTAAGTTGATCAATAGGTGTCTGCAAGAAGGATATGCTAATTTTCTGTATAAAGTCTGTAAAGGACGCAATATGACCTTGACTCAAGCGGAAGCAGTGGCGGATGGGAGGGTATATACAGGTAAGATGGCCGTGGCCAATGGATTGGTGGATGCATTAGGCGATCTTGAAGCGGCTGTTGTAAAAGCAGCCGAATTGGCCGAGCTAACAGAAAAGTATGAAACTATTTATTTCCCATTTCCTCGATCGAGATGGGAACGATTGATAAGTTATATTGATAAGGGTATCAGTGGGAAAGAACCCATGCTTACTGCCTTGCAGAAGGAATACCCCTTTTTGCAGCAGTTGGCTAGGACCCGCTCGCAACAAGGTATCCAAGCGCTACTCCCCTATACGGTTGCTATTGCATAG
- the dusB gene encoding tRNA dihydrouridine synthase DusB has product MVQIGDLKLSDFPLLLAPMEEVSDPPFRAICKTYGADLMYTEFISSEGLTRNANKSLKKLTIYEQERPIGIQIFGEKIEVMREAAAIVEQAQPTLLDINYGCPVKQVACRGAGAGILLDLPKMQAMAAEIVKQVSIPVTVKTRLGWDHHSIKIVEVVQRLQDVGIQAVSIHGRTRQQMYKGIADWSYIAAVKAHPGIHIPIFGNGDIDTPLKAIAYKEKYGVDGIMIGRATIGYPWIFREIKHYYATGTLLPPPTLVERVATIQQHLSHAIQWKGMQTAMLEMRRHYSNYFKGIPYIKPYRAQLVEASSYAALCDVLEEIAALPITQMVAN; this is encoded by the coding sequence ATGGTACAAATTGGCGATCTTAAATTAAGTGATTTTCCCCTTTTATTAGCACCTATGGAAGAGGTCAGTGATCCTCCTTTTCGGGCTATCTGTAAGACGTATGGCGCAGATCTGATGTATACAGAGTTTATCTCGTCAGAGGGACTTACACGTAACGCTAACAAAAGTTTAAAAAAGTTAACCATATATGAACAAGAACGCCCCATAGGCATACAAATTTTTGGTGAAAAAATAGAAGTTATGCGGGAAGCAGCCGCTATCGTAGAACAAGCACAACCTACTTTACTCGATATCAATTACGGTTGCCCTGTTAAGCAGGTAGCCTGTAGAGGAGCAGGTGCTGGTATTCTGTTAGATTTGCCTAAAATGCAGGCTATGGCAGCAGAAATTGTTAAACAAGTGTCCATCCCTGTTACCGTTAAAACACGTCTGGGATGGGACCACCACTCTATTAAAATTGTAGAAGTGGTACAACGGTTACAAGATGTAGGTATACAAGCGGTTAGTATCCATGGTAGAACAAGACAACAAATGTATAAAGGCATAGCAGATTGGAGCTATATTGCCGCTGTAAAAGCCCACCCTGGCATCCATATCCCTATTTTTGGAAATGGTGATATCGATACCCCACTTAAAGCTATTGCTTATAAAGAAAAATATGGGGTAGATGGTATAATGATTGGCCGTGCTACTATTGGGTATCCTTGGATCTTTAGAGAAATTAAGCATTATTATGCAACGGGTACGCTGCTCCCCCCACCGACCTTGGTAGAACGTGTGGCTACCATTCAACAACATCTATCCCATGCCATCCAGTGGAAGGGAATGCAAACCGCTATGCTAGAAATGCGGCGGCATTATAGCAATTACTTCAAGGGAATACCATATATCAAACCCTATCGCGCTCAATTGGTAGAAGCTTCCTCCTATGCTGCCCTATGCGATGTATTAGAAGAAATAGCTGCCTTGCCCATAACACAAATGGTTGCCAACTAG
- a CDS encoding biotin--[acetyl-CoA-carboxylase] ligase has protein sequence MPTRTYAIMLYAPFPNASFYYAECTSTIDRIQPYLAQGRLAEGTVWIADYQTNGRGQRQNNWESEVGKNLLFTLLLYPTVLAAAAVFALNMITSLAVYEAAAYWLNPINVAIKWPNDIYYKNKKLGGILIATQIGKTHVKSAVISVGFNVNQLTFKTPFATSLALHHAAPLDRSLLLNQMLHALGMYYGQLQANKIESLWTCYLDKLYCKNEWHGFQTVNGYKHGKIVTVNSIGQLVIETYHGQQELYNPKEIAMVS, from the coding sequence TTGCCAACTAGAACGTACGCAATAATGCTATATGCTCCTTTCCCCAATGCTTCATTTTATTATGCGGAGTGTACCTCTACCATCGATAGGATCCAGCCTTATTTAGCACAAGGGAGATTAGCAGAGGGAACCGTATGGATAGCAGATTATCAAACCAATGGAAGAGGACAAAGACAGAATAATTGGGAATCGGAAGTAGGAAAAAATTTATTATTTACCTTGCTGCTTTATCCAACGGTATTGGCAGCCGCAGCTGTCTTTGCTTTGAATATGATTACTTCCTTAGCAGTTTATGAAGCGGCAGCCTACTGGCTTAACCCAATAAATGTGGCCATTAAATGGCCCAATGATATTTATTATAAAAATAAAAAGCTAGGAGGTATCTTAATTGCTACGCAAATAGGCAAAACACATGTTAAATCAGCCGTAATCAGCGTTGGATTTAATGTGAATCAGTTAACGTTTAAAACGCCTTTTGCTACTTCTTTGGCATTGCATCATGCGGCCCCCTTAGATAGGTCCTTACTGCTCAATCAAATGCTCCATGCATTGGGTATGTATTATGGCCAGCTTCAAGCTAATAAAATAGAATCGCTTTGGACATGCTATTTGGATAAATTATATTGTAAGAATGAATGGCATGGCTTTCAAACAGTAAATGGATATAAGCATGGTAAGATTGTAACCGTAAATAGCATAGGACAATTGGTGATAGAAACATACCATGGACAACAGGAGCTATACAATCCTAAAGAGATAGCTATGGTCAGCTAG
- the mutY gene encoding A/G-specific adenine glycosylase has product MLATPIDPILFRKLLLGWYAIHQRCLPWRATKDPYKIWLSEIILQQTRVVQGLPYYERLVAQYPTLSVLAHATEQEVLRSWQGLGYYSRARNLHQCAKTVVQQYQGEFPNNYRTLLTLKGIGPYTAAAIASIAFKEVVAAVDGNVYRVLARIFGLAHDISTLQGKKYITQLATALVDPLYPDRYSQAIMDFGALQCTPSLPLCATCVFQSYCNAFHSNRQHILPVKTAKIHKRKRYFDYIMVAHGDTVFMKKRTHRGIWQNMYDFHLVENSQRLTLDQMQDALLNLLQEHRLPIVTFTEEVTHLLTHQTLLIKFHKVEVSLPFLQMATACLTEMALEPFATAAVEALPKPIVIQKFLQKRLLEKK; this is encoded by the coding sequence ATGTTAGCTACGCCTATTGATCCGATACTTTTTCGTAAACTATTACTGGGATGGTATGCCATACATCAGCGCTGTTTACCTTGGCGTGCTACTAAAGATCCCTATAAAATATGGCTATCAGAAATTATCTTACAACAAACTAGAGTAGTACAGGGGTTGCCTTATTATGAACGTTTGGTAGCACAATATCCTACCTTAAGCGTATTGGCTCATGCAACAGAACAAGAAGTCTTACGTTCGTGGCAGGGGTTGGGTTACTATAGTAGGGCACGTAATTTACATCAGTGCGCTAAAACTGTTGTACAACAGTATCAGGGAGAATTTCCTAATAACTACCGTACACTGTTAACGCTTAAGGGCATTGGGCCTTATACAGCCGCAGCGATTGCGTCTATTGCTTTTAAGGAAGTGGTGGCGGCAGTGGATGGGAATGTTTACCGTGTATTGGCACGTATCTTTGGATTAGCCCATGACATAAGCACGCTGCAAGGAAAAAAATACATTACGCAACTAGCAACGGCATTGGTGGATCCTTTGTATCCCGATCGTTACAGTCAAGCTATTATGGATTTTGGTGCGCTGCAGTGTACGCCTTCGTTGCCGCTTTGTGCAACTTGCGTTTTTCAATCTTATTGTAACGCTTTCCATAGCAATAGACAGCATATATTGCCTGTTAAAACTGCTAAAATACATAAAAGAAAACGCTACTTTGACTACATTATGGTCGCACATGGGGATACTGTATTTATGAAAAAGCGTACGCACCGTGGTATTTGGCAAAATATGTATGATTTCCATTTGGTGGAAAATAGTCAACGGCTTACCTTAGATCAAATGCAGGATGCGCTGCTTAATTTATTGCAAGAGCATCGTTTGCCTATTGTAACGTTTACAGAGGAGGTAACTCATCTGCTAACCCATCAAACGTTGCTTATAAAATTCCATAAAGTAGAGGTTTCGTTGCCTTTTTTACAAATGGCTACTGCTTGTTTGACTGAAATGGCTTTGGAACCTTTTGCTACTGCTGCTGTGGAAGCTTTGCCTAAACCTATAGTTATTCAGAAATTTTTACAGAAACGCTTGCTGGAAAAGAAATAG
- a CDS encoding DEAD/DEAH box helicase, producing the protein MHNTFQKYNLPPALLSALATMQYTCPTAIQDQVIPIALTGQDVLGSSKTGSGKTAAFSIPVVARLMQNPAAAALVLAPTRELAEQVAEVFTTMVRGSRHLRTLLLIGGEPIGKQLMRLRSRPTIIVGTPGRVEDHLCRGSLQLHDTTFLVLDEIDRMLDMGFAIQIDKIIKRLPIERQTLMFSATLDKNIECLAKTYLRKPVRVHIETADSDVKSIEESYKYLSESDKFPVLLEQLTKREGSIIVFVKTQLRADELSYKLQQANYSVRAIHGGLKQQQRKRVIEDFRNKRYAVIVATDVAARGLDIDHIKHVINYDFPQAAEDYIHRIGRTGRAGATGFAFSMLAASKEKRLWHIIHNEPIEEERSAFRRGPSIRFNKRKPLGFHSNSRRSCSN; encoded by the coding sequence TTGCATAATACTTTTCAAAAATATAACTTGCCACCTGCGCTATTGAGTGCGTTGGCAACCATGCAATACACCTGTCCTACTGCTATTCAAGATCAGGTGATCCCCATAGCCTTAACAGGTCAAGATGTTTTAGGTTCTTCTAAAACAGGTAGTGGTAAAACAGCTGCCTTCTCTATACCTGTGGTAGCGCGGCTTATGCAAAATCCAGCTGCAGCTGCATTGGTTTTAGCGCCTACACGTGAACTTGCAGAGCAAGTAGCAGAGGTGTTTACTACTATGGTTAGAGGTTCTAGGCATTTACGTACGCTACTATTAATAGGGGGTGAACCTATTGGTAAACAGTTAATGCGCTTGCGTAGTCGCCCTACTATTATTGTAGGTACACCTGGTCGAGTAGAAGATCATTTGTGTAGAGGATCGTTGCAACTGCATGATACCACTTTCTTAGTATTGGATGAAATCGACCGTATGCTAGATATGGGTTTTGCTATTCAAATAGATAAAATTATTAAACGTTTGCCCATAGAACGACAAACTTTAATGTTTTCAGCTACATTAGATAAGAATATTGAATGCTTGGCAAAAACCTATTTGAGGAAACCGGTACGTGTCCATATTGAAACGGCTGATAGTGATGTGAAAAGCATTGAGGAATCCTATAAGTACCTGTCGGAATCAGATAAATTCCCCGTTTTATTGGAACAGTTAACTAAACGGGAAGGATCTATTATTGTTTTTGTTAAAACACAACTAAGAGCAGATGAACTTAGCTATAAATTGCAGCAGGCAAATTATAGCGTTCGTGCTATCCATGGTGGCTTAAAGCAACAGCAGCGAAAACGTGTCATAGAAGATTTTAGAAACAAACGCTATGCCGTTATTGTAGCCACTGATGTAGCAGCAAGGGGATTGGATATCGATCACATTAAACATGTCATTAATTATGATTTTCCGCAAGCGGCAGAAGATTATATCCATAGGATTGGTAGAACAGGAAGAGCAGGTGCTACAGGTTTTGCTTTTTCTATGCTTGCCGCTTCTAAGGAAAAAAGACTCTGGCATATCATTCATAATGAACCGATAGAGGAAGAACGAAGCGCCTTTAGACGGGGACCTTCCATAAGGTTTAACAAAAGGAAGCCCTTGGGATTCCATTCCAATTCAAGGCGTAGTTGCTCTAACTAA
- the truB gene encoding tRNA pseudouridine(55) synthase TruB: MENALNNAIQTERGAILLIDKPLKWTSFDVVKKLRCALKVKKIGHAGTLDPLATGLLLICSGKQTKIISSLQELPKTYKGQIVLGKTTPSMDLETPFISETNCTHITKEMVYAAAASFVGTTMQTPPAYSACRLNGKRAYAMARQGQAVNLNARSVTIYSLELTAMRLPVISFELTCSKGTYVRSLAHDLGQKLGVGGYLHSLCRTQIGPYNLKHAFAIEEVC, encoded by the coding sequence GTGGAGAATGCCCTAAATAATGCTATACAGACGGAAAGAGGAGCTATCTTATTGATTGATAAGCCCCTTAAGTGGACTTCTTTTGATGTAGTTAAGAAGCTCCGCTGTGCGCTTAAAGTAAAAAAAATAGGTCATGCGGGTACCTTAGATCCGTTAGCAACTGGGTTGCTTCTGATTTGTAGCGGGAAACAAACTAAAATAATTAGTTCTTTACAAGAATTACCTAAAACCTATAAAGGGCAAATAGTGTTGGGTAAGACTACACCTTCCATGGATTTAGAAACCCCTTTTATAAGTGAAACTAATTGTACGCATATTACAAAAGAAATGGTATATGCAGCAGCTGCTTCCTTTGTAGGAACCACAATGCAAACACCACCTGCTTACTCAGCATGCCGTCTGAATGGTAAAAGAGCTTATGCAATGGCTAGACAGGGACAAGCGGTTAACTTAAACGCTCGTTCTGTTACAATTTATTCCTTAGAACTTACCGCTATGCGTCTACCAGTTATATCGTTTGAATTGACTTGTAGTAAAGGAACCTATGTGCGTAGCCTTGCGCATGACCTCGGGCAAAAATTAGGGGTCGGTGGCTACTTACATAGCCTCTGTAGAACACAGATAGGTCCTTATAATCTAAAACATGCCTTTGCTATAGAGGAAGTGTGCTAG
- a CDS encoding CvpA family protein, translating to MNSLDILLTIPLIVGIYSGFKKGFVVELVSFLLLLVGLRQGVSLYYGLLPIALRTLPALAEVLPTCLTILLLMLGGGVVYVLIALVKRMVRYTFLGTFDNVLGALLGFCKSAFCMGILLCAWSYIGFKPLPPVYMANSKLLPLLQSMIPCMVQVLKAKLPC from the coding sequence ATGAACAGCCTTGATATTCTATTGACTATACCACTTATAGTAGGTATTTATAGTGGCTTTAAAAAGGGGTTTGTAGTAGAATTGGTTTCTTTTTTGCTATTGCTAGTTGGCTTAAGGCAGGGGGTATCTTTGTATTATGGATTGTTACCTATTGCACTGCGCACGTTGCCTGCTTTAGCAGAAGTGCTTCCTACTTGTTTAACTATACTCCTGCTTATGCTGGGAGGAGGGGTTGTTTATGTGTTGATAGCATTAGTAAAACGTATGGTACGCTATACTTTTTTGGGTACCTTTGATAATGTGTTGGGTGCATTACTTGGGTTTTGTAAATCAGCTTTTTGTATGGGCATATTGCTATGTGCTTGGAGCTATATAGGTTTTAAACCTTTGCCTCCTGTTTATATGGCTAATAGTAAACTTTTGCCCTTATTACAGTCTATGATCCCCTGTATGGTGCAAGTTTTAAAAGCGAAGCTTCCTTGCTAG
- a CDS encoding amino acid ABC transporter substrate-binding protein, producing the protein MATIAPLFAARKKEKAATKDSKDPFLIQYAEAKAVYREGNYKKAKIALEALRAAKCPETLRPYVHFYYALTAYHEGDKPLAAQTFNELSHDFPLWDKKEEVYYWIAHCKFQEKHFAEALHFLSLIQNKRMAESVAQMKKYFLSQIEAVSCLQQLAETFDKEVIVKKLLYKKAAYQAYITQDFTLLNQIKQQYNLGDYTYTYDPLYRLVSNRKACYRVAIFFPFFVDEIDYESSTSLSSLVLPLYQGIQLAREALAKEGIALQLFVFDTKGDTSITQALLTQKELPYMDLIIGPFYSDPISLVASFAKQHKINFVNPISSNAAIIQGNPFAFLFQPMLETYAQKAAQLTLSAIQNKSVAEPCIAVFYTHAREDVLQATRYKYWVEQTLRRPLDWFIELSDNAIKDFFAQLNKPDQEIEKEDSDNNNDSKITKEDLAKITHIYIPSKDKLLVSNVINLPFKLGTRPQIIGHEQWIKDEIVTLHQLRKLPFLFLSGCYIDFSRAEVTDFRNKFFQRTATFPTLYSYIGYEMMLFFGRMLATYGTYFQKEWENKPYDGTLLQKINYGKYHANQHITVLHFSGNTFTVAETP; encoded by the coding sequence ATGGCTACCATAGCCCCCCTCTTTGCTGCACGGAAAAAAGAAAAAGCAGCTACAAAGGACAGTAAGGATCCCTTTTTAATCCAATATGCGGAGGCAAAAGCAGTATATAGGGAAGGAAATTATAAAAAAGCAAAAATAGCATTAGAGGCGCTTAGGGCAGCAAAGTGCCCGGAAACACTTAGGCCATATGTTCATTTTTACTATGCGCTGACTGCTTACCATGAGGGCGACAAACCATTAGCTGCCCAAACTTTTAATGAGCTGTCCCATGATTTCCCCCTATGGGATAAAAAAGAGGAAGTATACTATTGGATAGCCCACTGTAAATTTCAAGAAAAACACTTCGCAGAAGCTTTACACTTTCTTAGCTTGATTCAAAATAAACGTATGGCTGAGTCTGTAGCACAAATGAAAAAATATTTTCTTAGCCAAATAGAAGCGGTTTCATGCTTACAACAGCTAGCGGAAACGTTTGATAAGGAAGTTATTGTAAAAAAACTCTTATATAAAAAAGCAGCTTATCAGGCCTATATAACACAGGACTTTACACTACTTAATCAAATCAAACAACAATATAATCTAGGAGATTATACCTATACCTATGATCCTTTATATCGTCTGGTATCCAATCGAAAAGCCTGTTACCGTGTAGCGATCTTTTTTCCGTTTTTTGTAGATGAGATTGATTATGAGTCTAGTACGAGTTTGTCTTCATTGGTGCTGCCTCTTTATCAAGGTATACAGCTGGCTAGAGAAGCATTAGCAAAAGAAGGCATTGCCTTACAGCTTTTTGTTTTTGATACTAAAGGGGATACCTCTATTACACAAGCATTGCTTACACAGAAAGAGCTACCTTATATGGATCTCATCATAGGTCCCTTCTATTCAGATCCCATTTCTTTGGTAGCTTCCTTTGCAAAGCAGCATAAGATTAATTTTGTGAATCCTATTTCCAGTAATGCTGCCATCATCCAGGGAAATCCCTTTGCTTTTCTTTTTCAACCTATGCTGGAGACCTATGCCCAAAAGGCAGCTCAGCTTACGCTAAGTGCTATCCAAAACAAGTCGGTAGCAGAACCTTGTATAGCTGTTTTTTATACCCATGCACGAGAAGATGTGTTGCAAGCAACACGATACAAATATTGGGTAGAGCAAACACTAAGGAGACCATTGGATTGGTTTATAGAATTATCCGATAATGCAATAAAAGATTTTTTTGCGCAGCTCAATAAACCCGATCAAGAAATAGAAAAAGAAGATTCAGATAATAATAATGATAGTAAAATAACAAAAGAAGACTTAGCAAAAATTACCCATATTTATATCCCATCTAAAGATAAATTATTGGTTTCCAATGTAATAAATTTGCCTTTTAAATTAGGTACACGCCCACAGATTATAGGGCATGAGCAGTGGATCAAAGATGAAATAGTAACGCTACATCAGCTAAGAAAATTGCCTTTTTTATTTTTATCTGGTTGTTACATAGATTTTAGTAGAGCTGAAGTAACAGATTTTCGCAATAAGTTTTTCCAAAGGACGGCTACTTTTCCCACATTATACAGTTATATCGGTTATGAAATGATGCTATTTTTTGGACGTATGCTAGCAACATATGGTACTTACTTTCAGAAGGAGTGGGAAAATAAACCCTATGACGGAACCCTGCTTCAGAAAATAAATTATGGAAAATACCATGCGAATCAGCATATTACGGTATTACATTTTAGTGGAAATACGTTCACAGTGGCAGAAACACCCTAA
- the rsmH gene encoding 16S rRNA (cytosine(1402)-N(4))-methyltransferase RsmH, with the protein MSTSLINGYHLPVMLDEVIQGLAITPTGYYVDSTFGGGGHARGIMASLVTGHLFAFDRDRAAAQIARSYTNTTCTFIRAPFSFIKEFLSFYGITILDGLVADLGTSAHQIDTPARGFATRWDGNLDMRMDQTSPHTAQHIVQHYTEAQLTQLLRLYGEVDRPAAIADAIVKARKKTAMLTTYQLRTVVEPFAPRWRVDQYFAKVFQAFRIEVNNELVELECLLKQCVDLIKPGGRIAFIAYHSLEDRLIKNFLYTGNCSGNVEKDAYGNLLRPFVPLQRKPITPSQEEINRNRRARSARLRIGVRIPQNP; encoded by the coding sequence ATGTCTACTTCTCTTATAAATGGTTATCATTTACCTGTAATGCTAGATGAGGTAATACAGGGATTAGCGATTACCCCAACAGGCTACTATGTGGATAGCACTTTTGGGGGAGGGGGGCATGCAAGGGGCATAATGGCTTCTCTTGTTACAGGTCATTTATTTGCCTTTGATAGGGATAGAGCAGCCGCTCAAATAGCCCGTAGCTATACAAATACTACTTGTACCTTTATAAGAGCCCCTTTTAGCTTTATAAAGGAATTTCTAAGTTTTTATGGTATTACCATCTTAGATGGATTGGTAGCAGATTTAGGCACTTCTGCGCACCAGATAGATACGCCAGCGCGTGGCTTTGCTACACGTTGGGATGGTAATTTAGATATGCGTATGGATCAAACCTCCCCCCATACAGCACAGCACATTGTGCAGCATTATACAGAAGCACAACTAACACAATTGTTACGCCTGTATGGAGAAGTCGATCGGCCCGCTGCTATTGCGGATGCCATTGTCAAAGCCCGTAAGAAAACAGCCATGCTAACTACCTATCAGTTGAGAACAGTAGTCGAACCCTTTGCACCTAGGTGGCGTGTTGACCAATATTTTGCGAAAGTATTTCAAGCATTCCGTATAGAGGTAAATAATGAATTAGTTGAGCTGGAATGCCTATTAAAGCAATGTGTGGATCTTATTAAGCCGGGTGGTCGAATTGCCTTTATTGCTTACCATTCGCTAGAAGATCGCTTGATTAAAAATTTTTTATATACAGGAAACTGTTCGGGCAATGTCGAAAAAGATGCTTACGGCAATCTTTTGCGTCCTTTTGTACCCTTGCAACGCAAACCTATAACCCCTTCTCAGGAAGAAATCAATAGAAATAGACGTGCACGCAGCGCACGGTTACGCATAGGTGTACGGATTCCGCAAAACCCGTAA
- a CDS encoding ZIP family metal transporter, translated as MVILFWMLFFAALLGGLAVAMQSTIPASVLPFLLAFSGGYLLAVTLLHLLPELFASEIEPLHIGSYMLMGFFLQRIIELFSGGVEHGHTMASDAKHDTIHQHKVLPFLVCITLHALLDGAVLVHGHWCHYATRQMSLVAGMLLHKALEAFAFVGVLRSFSLSRGSHLLYLVLFSLASPLGLWISNYVKHYLSGYVSTLLLAIVTGNFLYIAATILFEANPGHRFNRFTFWVSLLGASLAAYIEFLG; from the coding sequence ATGGTTATACTATTTTGGATGCTTTTTTTTGCTGCCTTATTGGGTGGTTTAGCAGTTGCTATGCAATCCACTATTCCAGCTAGCGTTTTACCGTTTTTATTAGCTTTTTCAGGAGGATATCTATTGGCTGTTACGCTGTTGCATCTCTTACCAGAACTGTTTGCTTCTGAAATAGAGCCATTGCATATAGGTAGCTATATGCTAATGGGGTTTTTCTTGCAACGCATTATTGAACTATTTAGCGGAGGTGTAGAGCATGGCCACACCATGGCCTCTGATGCAAAGCATGATACCATACATCAACATAAAGTGCTTCCTTTTTTGGTTTGTATAACATTGCATGCGCTCTTAGATGGTGCTGTTTTGGTGCATGGTCATTGGTGCCATTATGCGACCCGTCAGATGAGTCTTGTAGCAGGCATGCTGTTACATAAAGCCTTGGAGGCCTTTGCCTTTGTAGGTGTATTGCGCAGCTTTTCCTTAAGCAGAGGTTCCCATTTGCTTTATTTGGTTTTATTCTCCTTAGCTTCCCCTTTAGGATTGTGGATAAGTAATTATGTAAAGCATTACCTTTCTGGGTATGTTAGTACACTGCTATTGGCTATTGTAACAGGTAACTTTCTGTATATTGCTGCTACTATACTTTTCGAGGCAAATCCAGGTCATCGTTTCAACCGGTTTACTTTTTGGGTTAGCTTACTAGGCGCTAGCTTGGCTGCTTATATAGAATTTTTAGGATAG